One genomic window of Paenibacillus xylanilyticus includes the following:
- the cysK gene encoding cysteine synthase A: MNLNSGNQPSTRYTGIAADVTELIGQTPAVKLNRLTGSDFADVYVKLEYFNPSGSVKDRAAYNLIVQAERAGLLLPGATIIEPTSGNTGIGLAMNAAAKGYKAILVMPDNMSKERINILKAYGADVVLTPAAERMPGAIRKAKELHADIPGSFIPQQFENQANPDIHRVTTAPEIMQQMEGKLDAFIATAGTGGTITGTGEELRKQLPDIRIYAVEPKGSPVLSGGEPGPHKLVGTSPGFVPDILNTDVWDSIIQVSDEDALDTMRQLAAREGLLLGPSSGASAWAALRIARELGPGHRVLCIAPDTGERYLSMGIF, encoded by the coding sequence ATGAATTTGAATTCGGGTAACCAACCATCCACCAGATATACAGGCATTGCCGCAGATGTGACCGAGTTGATCGGACAGACGCCGGCTGTAAAACTGAACAGGCTCACAGGCAGTGACTTTGCTGACGTATATGTCAAACTGGAATATTTCAATCCAAGCGGCAGTGTCAAGGACCGTGCCGCTTACAATCTGATCGTTCAGGCTGAACGGGCAGGGCTGCTGCTTCCTGGCGCAACCATCATCGAGCCCACCAGCGGCAATACAGGCATCGGTCTCGCCATGAATGCTGCAGCCAAAGGATATAAGGCCATTCTGGTCATGCCTGACAATATGTCCAAGGAGCGCATCAACATTCTGAAAGCCTATGGCGCAGATGTCGTGCTCACTCCTGCGGCTGAACGGATGCCCGGGGCTATCCGCAAAGCGAAAGAGCTTCATGCTGACATCCCGGGCAGCTTCATTCCTCAGCAATTCGAGAATCAGGCCAATCCGGACATTCACCGGGTTACGACTGCTCCCGAGATTATGCAGCAGATGGAGGGCAAGCTGGATGCTTTTATTGCAACAGCGGGCACAGGCGGCACCATCACCGGAACCGGTGAAGAGCTGCGCAAGCAGCTGCCGGATATCCGGATCTATGCGGTGGAGCCCAAAGGTTCACCCGTGCTATCCGGCGGCGAGCCGGGTCCCCACAAGCTCGTCGGTACAAGTCCGGGGTTCGTACCGGACATTCTGAATACCGACGTGTGGGACTCCATTATCCAGGTGTCCGATGAGGATGCACTGGATACCATGCGGCAGCTTGCTGCCCGGGAAGGGCTGCTGCTCGGCCCTTCATCTGGTGCTTCGGCTTGGGCCGCACTGCGCATTGCGCGAGAATTGGGGCCAGGCCACCGAGTGCTCTGTATTGCGCCGGATACCGGGGAACGCTATTTGAGCATGGGTATTTTTTAA
- a CDS encoding Gfo/Idh/MocA family protein, with protein MEKLKAGIIGCGNISAIYLENLKNSPLIEIVAVADLIRERAQERADEFNIANVYNVDELLQNKEIELVLNLTVPGSHAMTDLAVLESGKHVYAEKPLAISLEDGRKVIELAEEKGLYVGSAPDTFLGSGIQTARQAITDGLIGKPIAATSFFMGGGPEAWHPDPEFFYIAGGGPMFDMGPYYLTALVTLLGPIRRISSSAGIQITDRVIGSGPKEGTPLRVQTPTHLAGTIDFTDGAIATMITSFDIRGASDLPRIEIYGTEGTLSVPDPNYFNGEVKLRRFGQDTWETVTPVFESSQNERGIGVTEMVESIRAGREHKASGKLAYHVLEAMHAFQRSSLEGKHVMLESTYDPNAATKANEDPTEIVQSN; from the coding sequence TTGGAGAAATTAAAAGCAGGCATCATCGGGTGCGGTAACATCAGCGCCATCTATCTGGAGAATCTGAAAAATAGCCCGCTCATTGAAATTGTAGCCGTAGCGGACTTGATCCGTGAACGTGCTCAGGAACGGGCAGATGAATTTAATATCGCAAACGTTTACAATGTAGATGAGTTGCTGCAAAATAAGGAAATCGAGCTTGTGCTGAACCTGACGGTGCCTGGCAGTCATGCCATGACCGATCTGGCTGTGCTCGAATCAGGCAAGCATGTCTATGCCGAGAAGCCACTGGCCATTTCGCTTGAAGACGGCCGCAAAGTCATTGAACTTGCGGAAGAGAAGGGATTGTATGTTGGTTCCGCACCGGATACCTTCCTTGGATCAGGCATTCAGACGGCACGTCAGGCTATTACAGACGGTCTGATCGGGAAACCGATTGCGGCGACTTCTTTCTTCATGGGTGGTGGACCTGAAGCATGGCATCCCGATCCCGAGTTCTTCTACATTGCAGGAGGAGGACCTATGTTTGACATGGGACCATACTATCTGACAGCGCTGGTTACATTGCTGGGACCTATTCGGAGAATCAGCTCTTCTGCAGGCATTCAGATCACCGATCGTGTTATTGGCTCGGGACCGAAGGAAGGAACGCCTCTCCGGGTACAAACTCCGACGCATCTGGCAGGTACCATCGATTTTACCGACGGAGCTATTGCAACGATGATTACCAGCTTCGATATTCGTGGAGCTTCGGACTTGCCTCGTATTGAGATTTATGGAACCGAAGGCACGCTGAGTGTACCGGATCCTAACTATTTCAATGGGGAAGTGAAGCTGCGCAGATTCGGTCAGGATACGTGGGAGACGGTAACCCCTGTCTTCGAGAGCAGTCAGAATGAACGCGGAATTGGTGTTACCGAGATGGTCGAATCCATTCGTGCCGGACGGGAACACAAAGCCAGCGGCAAGCTCGCGTATCACGTGCTAGAAGCGATGCATGCATTCCAGCGCTCTTCTCTGGAGGGCAAGCACGTTATGCTTGAGAGTACTTACGATCCAAATGCAGCGACCAAAGCAAATGAGGATCCAACAGAAATTGTGCAATCGAATTAA
- a CDS encoding Gfo/Idh/MocA family protein, with product METTKRTRAGIIGLGGIAQKVYLPLLTAHPDVEIAGIMNRSPEPVTAAQHAYRLDNGTTDLKELLSWDLDAVFVHTATEAHFDIVMQCLERGLAVYVDKPLSYTLRESEEMTAFAEAQGLLLAVGFNRRFAPMYQKAKAWMQGGQGFESLMLTKHRTGTQHLPAAKTIYDDLIHMLDLMLWYSDHNVELVHQWIRTNELDQLLHAAGSAKLGRKAIGRFDMVREAGADLEKIELHGGGRSVEVVNMEEARYTERGELERKETFGSWDSILTRRGFSGAVDHFLANLDTPDDCIISSSHVMDSHELAEQLVRK from the coding sequence ATGGAAACAACGAAGCGAACCCGAGCTGGGATCATCGGACTTGGGGGTATTGCTCAAAAAGTATACTTGCCCCTGTTAACCGCGCATCCTGATGTGGAAATTGCCGGTATTATGAACCGTTCTCCAGAGCCGGTAACGGCTGCTCAGCATGCTTATAGATTAGATAACGGAACGACGGATCTGAAAGAACTATTGTCCTGGGATCTGGATGCCGTTTTTGTACATACAGCAACGGAAGCACATTTTGATATTGTCATGCAATGTTTGGAGCGGGGACTGGCTGTATATGTGGACAAACCGCTGTCCTACACCTTGCGGGAATCTGAAGAAATGACTGCTTTTGCCGAGGCGCAGGGGCTGCTCCTTGCGGTAGGTTTTAACCGAAGGTTTGCACCGATGTACCAGAAAGCGAAAGCGTGGATGCAGGGTGGGCAGGGGTTTGAATCCCTGATGTTAACGAAGCATCGGACAGGGACTCAGCATCTTCCTGCAGCAAAAACGATCTATGATGATCTGATTCATATGCTGGATCTGATGTTATGGTATTCGGATCATAATGTGGAGCTGGTTCATCAATGGATCCGCACGAATGAGTTGGACCAGCTTCTTCATGCTGCCGGATCAGCCAAGCTTGGAAGAAAGGCCATCGGCCGATTCGATATGGTGCGCGAGGCGGGGGCTGACCTGGAGAAGATCGAACTCCACGGCGGAGGCAGATCGGTGGAAGTTGTAAATATGGAAGAAGCCAGATATACCGAACGCGGAGAGCTTGAACGCAAAGAAACTTTCGGCAGCTGGGACTCCATATTAACGCGCAGAGGATTTAGCGGAGCCGTAGATCACTTCTTGGCTAACCTGGACACGCCGGACGATTGCATCATAAGCTCCAGTCACGTCATGGATAGCCATGAGCTTGCAGAGCAGCTGGTTCGTAAGTGA
- a CDS encoding DUF2188 domain-containing protein, producing the protein MPWNKNDYPVSMKNLEPRIRNKAIEIANALLDDGYEEGRAIAIATAKAEEWDENHPASGSTDSGRSSDDSGSASKRRHSEPVSSSKSHDNIHVVPTESGWAIKEEGQSQYVSTFDTKSEAVDAAKEISGEQNIRAIIHNQDGQIASSIKP; encoded by the coding sequence ATGCCTTGGAATAAGAATGATTATCCGGTATCCATGAAAAATCTGGAGCCCCGTATCCGAAATAAGGCGATTGAAATCGCCAATGCCCTGCTGGATGACGGGTATGAGGAAGGACGCGCAATAGCAATAGCCACTGCCAAAGCCGAAGAATGGGATGAGAACCACCCTGCATCGGGTTCAACGGATTCGGGCCGGTCATCGGATGATAGCGGTTCTGCTTCCAAACGTCGCCATTCAGAACCTGTCTCCTCTTCCAAAAGCCATGACAATATTCACGTCGTACCTACGGAATCGGGCTGGGCCATTAAGGAAGAGGGTCAATCCCAATATGTATCCACGTTTGACACCAAATCTGAAGCGGTGGATGCCGCCAAGGAAATCAGCGGAGAGCAGAACATTCGGGCTATTATTCACAACCAGGATGGACAGATTGCTTCTTCCATTAAACCCTGA
- a CDS encoding sugar phosphate isomerase/epimerase family protein, which produces MKLGVFLVLFGGRKLEDALDYVASKGLKAVEIGTGGHPGNAHCNPEELLNNEAALKNFKNAVESRGLTISALSCHGNPLHPQKDIAKGFHDDFVKTVQLAQKLEVPVVNTFSGCPGDHEDAKYPNWPVAPWPNDFQEVLKWQWENKVIPYWTEWGKYAADHNVKVGLELHGGFSVHTPATLLRLREAAGEVIGANLDPSHMWWQGIDPVQAIHILGREGAIHHFHAKDTTIDPVNVNKYGLTDMQDYTNMLDRAWQFRSVGYGHDNKTWADIISALRLVGYDYVVSIEHEDGLMSVEEGFSKAVQNLQQVLIEEPLGDMWWV; this is translated from the coding sequence TTGAAACTCGGCGTATTTTTGGTACTATTCGGAGGACGTAAATTGGAGGATGCACTTGATTACGTAGCATCCAAGGGTTTGAAAGCAGTAGAGATCGGAACTGGAGGCCATCCAGGCAATGCACATTGCAACCCGGAGGAGCTTTTGAACAATGAAGCAGCACTGAAAAACTTTAAAAATGCAGTGGAATCACGCGGTCTGACCATCAGCGCACTGAGCTGTCACGGTAACCCGCTTCATCCGCAAAAGGATATCGCCAAAGGTTTCCACGATGATTTCGTGAAAACAGTTCAATTGGCACAAAAGCTGGAAGTTCCTGTAGTGAACACATTCTCCGGATGTCCGGGAGACCATGAAGATGCGAAGTATCCAAACTGGCCTGTTGCACCGTGGCCGAATGATTTCCAGGAAGTGTTGAAATGGCAATGGGAGAACAAAGTGATTCCGTACTGGACAGAGTGGGGCAAGTATGCAGCAGATCACAATGTAAAAGTAGGATTGGAGCTGCACGGTGGATTCTCAGTGCATACTCCAGCTACATTGTTAAGACTGCGTGAAGCTGCAGGGGAAGTTATTGGTGCCAACCTGGATCCAAGTCACATGTGGTGGCAAGGAATTGATCCGGTGCAAGCGATTCACATTCTGGGACGTGAAGGCGCGATCCATCACTTCCATGCTAAAGATACAACGATCGATCCGGTAAACGTAAACAAATATGGTTTGACAGATATGCAGGATTACACAAACATGCTTGACCGCGCTTGGCAGTTCCGCTCGGTAGGTTATGGTCATGATAACAAGACTTGGGCAGATATTATCAGTGCCCTGCGTCTCGTAGGCTACGATTATGTTGTAAGTATTGAACACGAAGACGGTCTGATGTCGGTTGAAGAAGGATTCTCTAAAGCTGTACAAAATCTCCAGCAAGTATTGATTGAGGAACCGCTGGGCGATATGTGGTGGGTTTAG
- a CDS encoding TVP38/TMEM64 family protein, with the protein MRKWLWLLLYVLLAGVTFIYRYELLAWTDQNQSIPLLIIIAMLFALVPVIPYKFVIAALGYSYGTTTAAWVCWVGTTLAALLVYAGARYAFRNQARAYLDRIRGLSRFTTWMEAHPFMGIMTLRLLPVVPQTAVNIYAGITYTPFWVFMVATAIGKMPAILIFAYAGAQAETSIWTSLLIFVGYFAIMALVLLLFRVRSRKKT; encoded by the coding sequence TTGCGGAAATGGTTATGGCTCCTCTTGTATGTTTTGCTCGCCGGAGTCACGTTTATTTACAGATATGAACTGCTGGCATGGACCGATCAGAATCAGTCCATCCCCCTTCTCATTATCATAGCAATGCTTTTTGCGTTGGTACCTGTGATTCCCTACAAGTTTGTAATCGCAGCTTTGGGGTACAGTTACGGCACCACAACAGCAGCCTGGGTATGCTGGGTGGGGACCACCCTCGCAGCACTGCTCGTTTATGCGGGAGCGAGATATGCTTTTCGTAATCAGGCCAGAGCTTACCTGGATCGCATCCGTGGATTGAGTCGTTTTACCACCTGGATGGAGGCGCATCCCTTTATGGGCATTATGACGCTTCGCCTGCTTCCCGTTGTACCTCAAACTGCGGTCAATATTTATGCCGGCATTACCTACACACCTTTTTGGGTGTTCATGGTGGCTACGGCCATTGGCAAAATGCCTGCCATTTTAATTTTTGCCTATGCGGGCGCGCAAGCGGAAACTTCCATCTGGACGAGTCTGCTCATTTTTGTAGGATACTTTGCCATTATGGCCCTCGTCTTACTGCTGTTTCGTGTTCGCTCGCGAAAAAAGACCTGA
- a CDS encoding nucleotide-binding protein, with amino-acid sequence MKTLKPRVFIGCSLEAKPIAAAVHENLRFSAEVTPWYSGVFNPSSYTMDDLETEVRTTDFAIFIFHPDDISKIRGKYYASVRDNTMLEMGLFMGRLGRKRIFFILPEDITDIKDAAKIEGLRMPTDLLGLNPLVYEIRSDGKWAPAVSVACSKIADSIEEQGRWVDPELEKIINQHKVTEGEARLQLLKLLRFFRELLRVRKADAVMLDRMSDALRTAFVSHPPFAVRGTAIYRTDDSGYIEQLCGNVGEPGRKYELSANDDKEPDDPKRILVIDSYRENKIKINLYDDYLEKEYLLCYPVAKRYVITVHIIGHIEADEAVFQQIDLQNRQLFNAINDLLGGEPE; translated from the coding sequence ATGAAAACGTTGAAGCCAAGAGTCTTTATTGGCTGCTCGCTGGAAGCGAAGCCGATTGCAGCCGCAGTACACGAAAATTTGCGTTTCTCAGCCGAAGTTACTCCTTGGTACTCCGGTGTTTTCAATCCAAGCAGCTATACGATGGACGATCTGGAAACAGAGGTGCGCACGACGGACTTTGCCATTTTTATTTTTCATCCGGATGATATATCCAAAATTCGCGGGAAGTACTATGCATCTGTCAGGGATAATACAATGCTGGAAATGGGTTTGTTTATGGGCCGTTTGGGACGAAAGCGTATTTTTTTCATTCTTCCGGAGGATATTACAGACATCAAGGATGCTGCAAAAATCGAGGGCTTGCGTATGCCTACTGATCTTCTTGGCTTGAATCCACTGGTCTATGAGATTCGTTCTGATGGCAAGTGGGCGCCAGCCGTGTCGGTTGCATGCTCCAAAATTGCTGACAGTATAGAAGAACAAGGACGATGGGTAGATCCAGAATTGGAGAAAATCATCAATCAGCATAAAGTGACTGAAGGAGAAGCACGGCTGCAATTGCTAAAGCTTCTGAGGTTCTTCAGAGAGTTGCTGCGGGTTCGCAAAGCGGATGCCGTCATGCTCGACCGAATGAGTGATGCCCTTCGTACGGCATTTGTGTCCCATCCTCCATTCGCAGTACGTGGTACAGCCATATACCGTACAGATGACAGTGGTTATATCGAGCAATTATGTGGTAATGTAGGGGAACCGGGGAGAAAATATGAGTTGTCTGCCAATGACGACAAAGAGCCAGATGACCCAAAACGCATTCTGGTCATTGATTCTTACCGTGAAAATAAAATCAAGATTAACCTGTATGACGATTACCTTGAGAAAGAATATCTGCTATGCTATCCTGTAGCCAAGAGGTATGTGATTACGGTTCATATTATTGGACATATAGAAGCGGATGAGGCGGTATTTCAACAGATTGACCTACAGAATCGTCAACTGTTCAACGCCATCAACGATTTGTTAGGAGGCGAACCGGAATGA
- a CDS encoding helix-turn-helix domain-containing protein, translating to MPTDYSCQVLTAGFSFHRKPYAGIHPDGVKNYLLRLQTDGRCRARIDGEMSLVDAGDLLLFSPDEPYELKIDNERNPMGERLVESGDYHIFFNGSWVDEWWERHKRPNRIKVELTESLLTLFRQLVLEQRRISNPYPEISSYYMRILCLEVDRLLSEHPTITNTNYVAYEIKNYIEENASSLFKLEDVATHVGISVSRGVHLFKEAFGKSIMQYTLDVRLNMARERIIFSPMTLEHVAESSGFNNYTYFHRVFRSRFGMSPKEFRLIHREQM from the coding sequence ATGCCGACCGATTATTCCTGCCAGGTTCTTACAGCAGGCTTCTCATTTCACCGCAAACCCTATGCGGGCATTCATCCCGACGGGGTTAAGAACTACCTTCTGAGGCTGCAGACCGACGGTCGCTGCCGGGCACGAATAGACGGTGAGATGTCACTCGTCGATGCGGGCGATCTGCTTCTTTTCAGTCCGGACGAGCCTTATGAACTCAAAATAGACAATGAACGTAATCCGATGGGAGAACGACTCGTAGAGAGCGGTGACTACCACATCTTTTTTAATGGTTCCTGGGTGGATGAATGGTGGGAACGCCACAAAAGGCCAAACCGGATTAAGGTCGAATTGACCGAAAGCCTGCTGACCCTGTTCCGTCAACTCGTGCTGGAGCAGCGCCGAATTTCCAATCCATATCCAGAGATATCCAGTTACTACATGCGTATCTTATGTCTGGAAGTGGATCGTCTTCTCTCTGAACATCCGACGATCACCAACACCAACTATGTGGCGTATGAAATAAAAAATTATATCGAGGAGAATGCTTCCTCCCTGTTCAAACTTGAAGATGTAGCAACCCATGTGGGCATCAGTGTGTCACGCGGGGTTCATCTGTTCAAGGAAGCGTTTGGCAAAAGTATCATGCAGTATACCCTGGACGTACGGCTGAACATGGCCAGAGAACGGATCATCTTCAGTCCGATGACGCTGGAGCATGTCGCCGAATCGTCGGGGTTTAACAATTACACGTATTTCCACCGCGTATTCCGTTCCCGGTTCGGCATGTCGCCAAAGGAATTCCGGCTCATTCACCGGGAACAGATGTAA
- the msrA gene encoding peptide-methionine (S)-S-oxide reductase MsrA: MEQHSSEKATFAGGCFWCMVSPFEELPGIHKIVSGYTGGHTENPTYEEVCSETTGHVEAVQITFDPSIFPYEKLVELFWQQIDPTDTGGQFHDRGSSYQTAIFYHNEEQRQIAEASKAALEQSGRFDKPIFTPILPAKPFYEAEEHHQDYHHKNPAHYKRYRKGSGREDFIERNWSGNVDKSNLKERLTPLQYEVTQNNATEPAFHNEFWDHHGDGIYVDIVSGEPLFSSTDKYDSGCGWPSFTRPLRDYNVKEKTDLSHFMIRTEVRSREGDSHLGHLFNDGPVEAGGMRYCINSAALRFVPKEDLQKEGYGEYAVLFK; the protein is encoded by the coding sequence ATGGAACAACATTCAAGCGAAAAAGCAACATTTGCAGGCGGATGCTTCTGGTGTATGGTATCCCCCTTTGAGGAACTGCCCGGAATCCACAAGATCGTATCGGGTTATACAGGAGGACATACCGAGAATCCAACATATGAGGAAGTCTGTTCGGAAACGACAGGACATGTAGAGGCCGTTCAAATTACGTTCGACCCTTCCATCTTCCCTTATGAGAAGCTCGTCGAGTTATTCTGGCAGCAAATCGATCCGACGGATACGGGTGGACAATTCCATGACCGGGGATCTTCATACCAGACGGCTATCTTCTACCACAACGAAGAACAGCGTCAGATTGCAGAAGCCTCCAAGGCAGCTCTGGAGCAGAGCGGACGGTTTGATAAACCGATCTTCACACCCATTTTGCCTGCCAAACCATTCTATGAGGCCGAAGAACATCATCAGGACTACCACCACAAAAATCCGGCTCACTACAAACGGTATCGCAAAGGCTCCGGACGTGAAGACTTCATCGAGCGCAACTGGTCCGGCAATGTGGATAAAAGCAATCTGAAAGAGCGTCTGACTCCACTGCAATACGAAGTGACCCAGAATAATGCAACGGAACCAGCGTTCCACAACGAGTTCTGGGATCACCACGGTGACGGAATTTATGTGGATATCGTTTCTGGCGAGCCTCTCTTCAGTTCAACGGACAAGTACGATTCAGGCTGCGGCTGGCCAAGCTTCACGCGTCCATTGCGTGATTACAACGTGAAGGAAAAAACAGATCTCAGCCATTTCATGATTCGTACCGAAGTCAGAAGCCGTGAAGGGGATTCCCATCTGGGGCACCTGTTTAACGACGGTCCTGTCGAAGCGGGTGGTATGCGTTACTGCATTAACTCCGCCGCTCTTCGCTTTGTACCGAAGGAAGACTTGCAAAAAGAGGGATACGGCGAGTATGCAGTCCTCTTCAAATAA
- a CDS encoding lipid II flippase family protein encodes MFSLSLAIPMLFTMLIHAADSLSYALRLGGLRTRRIALALSLSGILLLVSRTSNMAQGPMVGNLVDNATNGGNSHFAVQLHWLMGAATAGTAMAILCFPTMVKLASRMVVHFEAAGSIPTMVRGLLNGTKIRNAAYYITPPSWKMAKRLVQHGMPRRLMTLNVAVTAIYTTGVLSSLYAAYLYPGQAVAASQSTGLINGIATILLTILIDPRISLLSDKSLRGEIRLDRMNQIYGCMLVSRLFGTLVAQLLLIPFAYWIGWVVSWL; translated from the coding sequence ATGTTCAGTCTAAGTCTGGCTATTCCGATGCTGTTTACCATGCTTATTCATGCCGCAGACAGCCTGTCTTATGCGCTTCGTCTTGGCGGGCTAAGAACTCGCAGAATTGCGCTGGCCCTTTCCTTGTCGGGGATTCTGCTGCTGGTATCACGTACATCCAACATGGCCCAGGGACCGATGGTAGGGAATTTGGTGGATAACGCAACAAATGGAGGGAACTCACATTTTGCCGTGCAGCTGCACTGGCTGATGGGGGCGGCAACAGCAGGGACTGCCATGGCCATATTGTGTTTTCCAACGATGGTGAAGCTTGCGTCCAGAATGGTTGTGCATTTTGAAGCAGCGGGGTCCATTCCGACGATGGTACGCGGATTGCTGAACGGCACCAAAATCAGAAACGCAGCCTATTATATTACGCCGCCTTCCTGGAAAATGGCTAAGCGGCTAGTGCAGCATGGAATGCCGAGACGTTTGATGACGCTTAATGTAGCGGTGACAGCCATTTATACGACGGGTGTATTATCCAGTTTGTACGCAGCTTACCTGTATCCAGGGCAGGCCGTGGCTGCCTCCCAATCGACAGGGCTGATTAACGGAATTGCGACCATCTTGCTGACGATCCTGATCGATCCGCGAATTTCCCTGCTCAGTGATAAATCCCTGCGAGGCGAAATCCGTTTGGACCGAATGAATCAGATCTATGGCTGCATGCTGGTATCCCGTTTATTCGGCACGCTTGTGGCCCAGCTGCTGCTCATTCCATTTGCATACTGGATCGGCTGGGTCGTCAGCTGGTTGTGA
- a CDS encoding YitT family protein, whose amino-acid sequence MKRTSLTKQHIKAEAGKLAIMLLGTFILAFAYYHINFQNHLSEGGFVGLALLGKYATGLSPAIGMLLLDIPVMILAWFIKGWKFMIQALIGVGAFSLFYDGFERYSTLQMSFNGNLWIPAVLSGILTGVGAGIVLRFGGATGGDDILAVLVSRWKGWKLGTVFFVSDAFVLGLSLFFLPVKETLYTILAVWIASKVITYVVSVPVRRTVTTSAVKVSIPSAAKAVTSPAPRTSVARGVTQ is encoded by the coding sequence ATGAAGAGAACATCGTTAACCAAACAACACATTAAGGCTGAGGCGGGAAAACTCGCCATCATGCTGCTCGGTACTTTTATTTTGGCATTTGCTTACTATCACATTAATTTTCAGAATCATTTATCGGAGGGCGGATTTGTCGGTCTGGCCCTGCTCGGAAAATACGCGACGGGGTTATCGCCTGCCATTGGCATGCTGTTACTCGACATTCCGGTCATGATCCTGGCCTGGTTCATCAAAGGCTGGAAGTTCATGATTCAGGCGCTGATTGGCGTCGGCGCATTCTCCCTGTTCTATGACGGCTTTGAGCGATACTCGACATTGCAGATGTCATTCAACGGAAACCTGTGGATTCCTGCAGTCCTATCCGGCATATTGACGGGGGTAGGCGCAGGGATCGTGCTCCGATTCGGCGGAGCGACAGGCGGAGATGATATCCTTGCCGTGCTCGTTAGCCGCTGGAAGGGATGGAAGCTGGGAACCGTCTTCTTTGTCAGCGATGCGTTTGTGCTGGGCTTATCCCTTTTCTTTCTTCCGGTAAAAGAAACTTTATATACCATTCTGGCCGTGTGGATTGCCAGCAAAGTCATTACGTACGTGGTCAGTGTTCCGGTACGCCGGACCGTTACGACCTCAGCTGTGAAGGTATCCATACCTTCCGCAGCCAAGGCGGTGACTTCCCCTGCACCACGGACTTCAGTGGCGAGAGGAGTAACACAATAA
- a CDS encoding helix-turn-helix transcriptional regulator: protein MQNRIKLLREELGISQGKLAELCDVSRQTINAIENDKYDPSLPLAFAISEALEVTIEQLFQYERKNSE, encoded by the coding sequence ATGCAAAACCGCATTAAGCTGCTGCGTGAAGAGCTGGGCATATCCCAGGGCAAACTCGCCGAGTTGTGCGACGTCAGCAGACAAACCATTAACGCCATAGAGAATGACAAATACGACCCCAGCCTTCCGCTCGCCTTTGCCATTTCCGAGGCGCTTGAGGTCACCATCGAGCAGTTATTTCAGTACGAAAGGAAGAATTCAGAATGA